Genomic segment of bacterium:
CAGCATCATTTTTGTCGACTCCCGAACCGAATTTGAGCAAACAACAATGCCGTATCCGTCGTCCCGCAGCCGCCTCAGGATTGACCGCATCCGCTCATCGTACGCCATCTCATTGATAAGCGCGCGCGTCTGCTGCTGTTTTTCCTGCCACACTTTCTCGTGCAGATCCGCAGGGAAACCCTTGTGCTCCGTCAACATCTCGAGTTTCTTTGATGTCGGCAGCGCGTCGTAGGTTGAGAGGTGCTCATCGTGAGTAATCGTGTACCCAAACTGCGCAAGTGCCCTGTTCAGGGCCTCGTAGTGCATGTCTCGCGCCTCCACCAGAACGCCGTCGAGATCAAAAATAATAAGCTTAAGCATAGGCGTGGGCATGGCAAGTAGGACTTATACAAAAGCTAAAATATGCCTAAAGTGGACACCGTTCGCCGGAGAAATATGGCTTGAATCGTGAATCGAGTGTAATTTTGCGTAGGTCCTGGCAAGGTCAAAACAATCATCATGAAACACCATCGGGCGACTGTCCTTTCCCTCTACAACCCCGTCCAGGACGCCCGCCGTGTGGCACACCAATTGCCACCGTGAGATAATGCCTGCACTATCGGCCTTCTTGCCGCACGTCAATTCCACTGTACCATCATGAACGCATTTCACAAAATAACTCCCGTTGTCATTGCTTTTCTTGCACGACTCGTTGAAATGCAGATTGCACTATACGAAAAAATCACCGGGAAGTTCCTTACCTTTCACCGAAGACCTATGTATGCAAAAGACGTTATAACGACGCCAATTGCGGGTTCTGACTATTCAAATTGCGCTATCGTGCTGCAAGGACCACTTCTGAAAAGCCATCATTTTACGTTAGAGACAGTCCGCATCTATAAAAAACACTTCCCTCAGGCACTCATCGTTATCTCCACGTGGAACAATGAAGATTCCTCGTACATCGATAAAATCAAACAGGAGGCGGTGGTATTGTTGCACGACAAGCCAAAGTATAACGGCCCGTATAATATCAATTTTCAAATCATTTCAACGTGCGCCGGTATCCAATTCGCGCGTGACAAAAAAGTGCAGTATATTCTGAAAACGCGAACAGACCAAAGGATGTATAATCCGTTTTTGCTTGAATCGCTAATCGATTTAATTACTCATTTCCCCGTACACGACGGATTCCACCAAAAAAAACGGCTCGTCGGCTTGTCGTGCGGTAATATGAGAGGTGACTATTATAGACTTGCTGACATGTTTCTGTTCGGCGATACGGATGATATGCTTCTCTACTGGGCGGTTGATCTCGTTGCTGATCAGAACCTTGAAAAAAATATCGCCCCAGAAGCATATTTATTCCGAGAGTATCTAAAAAAGATCGGCGGCAATCCTTCGTTGACGCTTCAAGATTCAGAATGCGCGTATCGCAAGCACTGTCTTTTTATCGATCCCGTGTTGGTCGATTGGTATTGGTATAAATATAAACGACATCGGGAATTTCGATACACGAAGTATAGCAACAAAACACAACGGTCTATATCGTTTTTAGAATGGCTCCACGTATTCGTTCATGATAAAAGTCGGCGTGAGTAACGGCCCGCCTCGAGACCGACGCGGCCTGTGTTGATGCGCGTTGAGATTTTGATTCGTCATCTGTATGGCTACGCAGATGCATCAAGAGCTCTGCAGATATCATCCGCAATCACGCATATCGGCTGTTTGTGCGCCCCTCCGAAAAATGCTTCATACTGCGGCAGGAGCTGCTGTATGACCGCCGCCCTGTCATGTATGATGGCGTCCGCGTGGCGCTTCAGTTCTTCGTAATTGTCTGCGGGGAGCACAAGACCTCGCGAACGATATGCGGCTCCCGCGCCTTCTTCTCCCGCTCCTCCGATGTTCCGCAACTCGATCGTTGGCACACCAAGCGCGAGCATGTCCACCGGCACACCTGAATAAAACGCGACGGCGAACATACTTCGCTCGCCGAGCACGAACGGGTGGGTAGAAGAATACCGCCAGCGTTTTCCATACATCGAGTTGTCGAACGTCTGCTCGTATAGGAGGGCATCGTTATTCTTCGGTACCAGCTCCGTCGGATGCAACTTCACCACAATCTTACAACCGAGATCATCGAAAGCAAGCCTCCGTAAGTCTT
This window contains:
- a CDS encoding WavE lipopolysaccharide synthesis family protein; this encodes MNAFHKITPVVIAFLARLVEMQIALYEKITGKFLTFHRRPMYAKDVITTPIAGSDYSNCAIVLQGPLLKSHHFTLETVRIYKKHFPQALIVISTWNNEDSSYIDKIKQEAVVLLHDKPKYNGPYNINFQIISTCAGIQFARDKKVQYILKTRTDQRMYNPFLLESLIDLITHFPVHDGFHQKKRLVGLSCGNMRGDYYRLADMFLFGDTDDMLLYWAVDLVADQNLEKNIAPEAYLFREYLKKIGGNPSLTLQDSECAYRKHCLFIDPVLVDWYWYKYKRHREFRYTKYSNKTQRSISFLEWLHVFVHDKSRRE